The stretch of DNA TGGTCACGCTGGCGCAGGGCACGACGTTTTTTTTGCTGGCCGCCTCAATGGGCGCACCGCTCTTTGCCATCTGGGTGATGTTCGATTACCGGCGAGAGCTGCGGCGCGCGCAGCCCCTTGCGGCTAATGGACAGATGGGAGTGAGCCAATAATGAGCCTGGGTTATTCTGGCGGGCCGGGTGTCGCGGAGCCGACGTCCGGGCGCCCACCTGTTGCATCGCCCCAGTCACAGCTTTTGCCTGATGTGCCCGAAATTGAACCCGCGATGGCTGAATGCCTCGGCGCACTGGATAACGCGTCGCTACGCACGGCGTTTGCGGGCCAAGGGGCGTTTCTCTATCTGGATCGATTCCTGGCTCCCGAAGTCACCGCGCAACTGGTGCGCAGCGCAGAGGCGCTGCTTCCGGAGGTGAACCGTAATTACCTGCCGGGCCACAAGCAAGGCGGCAGCGTCAGCCGCCATACGATCGACCGGCTGGCGCCCTTCATCGCCCAGCTGTACCGTTCGCCCGCGTTGCTGGCATGGCTCGAACAGATTAGCGGCGACAAGCTACAGCTCTCGCCCGCCGATGACCCCCACGCCTATGCGCTCTATTACTACACGCGTGCAGGCGATCACATTGGCTGGCATTACGACACGTCCTATTACGATGGACGCCGCTATACGGTGCTGCTGGGCGTGATCGACCAGTCCTCGTGCCAGCTCGACTACGAGTTGCACACGCGCGACCCTGAGCGCCCCGACGAACCTGGTTCGGTGCAGATTGCGCCTGGCGGGCTGGTGCTCTTCGACGGCGACAAGCTACGTCATCGCGTGACGCCTGCTGGCGCAAACGAAATGCGCGTGTCGCTGACCTTCGAATACGTGACCCATGCCACCATGCGTCCCTGGTGGCGCTTCATTTCCAACATGAAAGATGCGGTTGCCTATTTCGGCTTTCGCCAGGTGTTCCGGCAATGGAGGCAGCGCGGCTCGCATGAGCGTGGCAAAGGCGGGGGGCTTCGCCCGTGAATCGGGCTGCCTGGATTTTGCTGTCGGCGGGCGCCGCGCTGTTCGTCGGCTTGCTGGCGTGGCAAGGGTTTGGCCCGGTCAGCGCGACCTTGTTCGCCGCGGGCTGGGGCCTGGTGCTGGTGGCCGCGTTTCATGTACTGCCTCTCGTACTCGATGCCGCTGCGATCTCCGTGCTTTTTGGACATGACGAGGATGTGACGGCGCGCGATGCGCTCTATGCGCGCTGGGCGGGTGAATCCGTCAATAGCCTGCTGCCAGCGGGCCAGATCGGCGGCCCGGTGATGATGGTGCGGCAACTGACGCAGCGTGGCATGCGCATGCGCCGTGCCGCGGCGGCCATCACGGTTAGCACCACGTTGCAGGCGCTGGCCCAGATCGTGTTCGCGGTGCTGGGCCTCGTGCTCTTCGGCGCTTATGCGGCGCACGACACCCCATCGGATTT from Paraburkholderia hayleyella encodes:
- a CDS encoding HalD/BesD family halogenase, producing the protein MAECLGALDNASLRTAFAGQGAFLYLDRFLAPEVTAQLVRSAEALLPEVNRNYLPGHKQGGSVSRHTIDRLAPFIAQLYRSPALLAWLEQISGDKLQLSPADDPHAYALYYYTRAGDHIGWHYDTSYYDGRRYTVLLGVIDQSSCQLDYELHTRDPERPDEPGSVQIAPGGLVLFDGDKLRHRVTPAGANEMRVSLTFEYVTHATMRPWWRFISNMKDAVAYFGFRQVFRQWRQRGSHERGKGGGLRP